In Lepidochelys kempii isolate rLepKem1 chromosome 8, rLepKem1.hap2, whole genome shotgun sequence, a single genomic region encodes these proteins:
- the CXXC5 gene encoding CXXC-type zinc finger protein 5 isoform X2, which translates to MSNPGAPQDAGNKPNMLDRNNPEDSQPPVNSERRNKSGIISEPLNKSLKKSRPLSHYSTFSSSSSVSEHSEKGTSLANGNEATTVDKSHSTSKHKNISSMLSKSDRASEISSEGQISLQQFAQSTDMLKRVVQEHIPLPNDHGTGISDMEAVSAAETMNSPSDFPYLGAFPINPGLFIMTPAGVFLAESALHMAGLAEYPMQNELASAINSGKKKRKRCGMCPPCRRRINCEQCSSCRNRKTGHQICKFRKCEELKKKPSAALEAATAKRRKSPPQDKSSCIVTEPQRH; encoded by the coding sequence ATGTCTAATCCTGGTGCCCCTCAAGACGCTGGTAACAAGCCCAACATGTTGGACAGAAATAACCCAGAGGACTCGCAGCCCCCTGTTAACTCCGAGAGGAGGAACAAAAGTGGGATCATAAGTGAACCTTTGAACAAAAGTCTTAAGAAATCGCGTCCACTCTCCCATTACTCcaccttcagcagcagcagctcggtAAGCGAACATTCAGAGAAAGGAACCTCCTTAGCTAATGGCAATGAAGCCACAACTGTGGATAAAAGTCACTCTACCTCAAAGCACAAAAATATCTCTAGTATGCTGAGCAAATCAGACAGGGCGTCAGAAATCTCATCAGAAGGACAGATCAGCCTACAACAGTTTGCTCAGTCTACAGATATGCTCAAAAGAGTGGTACAGGAGCACATTCCTTTACCAAATGACCACGGGACTGGTATCTCTGATATGGAAGCGGTCTCAGCTGCAGAGACAATGAACAGCCCTTCTGATTTTCCTTACCTGGGGGCTTTTCCCATAAACCCAGGCCTTTTCATTATGACCCCTGCTGGCGTGTTTCTGGCAGAGAGCGCGCTCCATATGGCTGGCTTGGCAGAGTACCCAATGCAGAATGAATTGGCATCTGCCATCAATTCTGGGAAAAAGAAACGGAAAAGATGTGGCATGTGCCCTCCATGCCGAAGACGGATAAACTGCGAGCAGTGCAGCAGTTGTAGGAATCGCAAAACTGGCCACCAGATTTGCAAATTCCGAAAATGTGAGGAACTCAAAAAGAAGCCGTCTGCAGCGCTGGAG
- the CXXC5 gene encoding CXXC-type zinc finger protein 5 isoform X3 has translation MSNPGAPQDAGNKPNMLDRNNPEDSQPPVNSERRNKSGIISEPLNKSLKKSRPLSHYSTFSSSSSVSEHSEKGTSLANGNEATTVDKSHSTSKHKNISSMLSKSDRASEISSEGQISLQQFAQSTDMLKRVVQEHIPLPNDHGTGISDMEAVSAAETMNSPSDFPYLGAFPINPGLFIMTPAGVFLAESALHMAGLAEYPMQNELASAINSGKKKRKRCGMCPPCRRRINCEQCSSCRNRKTGHQICKFRKCEELKKKPSAALEKVMLPTGAAFRWFQ, from the coding sequence ATGTCTAATCCTGGTGCCCCTCAAGACGCTGGTAACAAGCCCAACATGTTGGACAGAAATAACCCAGAGGACTCGCAGCCCCCTGTTAACTCCGAGAGGAGGAACAAAAGTGGGATCATAAGTGAACCTTTGAACAAAAGTCTTAAGAAATCGCGTCCACTCTCCCATTACTCcaccttcagcagcagcagctcggtAAGCGAACATTCAGAGAAAGGAACCTCCTTAGCTAATGGCAATGAAGCCACAACTGTGGATAAAAGTCACTCTACCTCAAAGCACAAAAATATCTCTAGTATGCTGAGCAAATCAGACAGGGCGTCAGAAATCTCATCAGAAGGACAGATCAGCCTACAACAGTTTGCTCAGTCTACAGATATGCTCAAAAGAGTGGTACAGGAGCACATTCCTTTACCAAATGACCACGGGACTGGTATCTCTGATATGGAAGCGGTCTCAGCTGCAGAGACAATGAACAGCCCTTCTGATTTTCCTTACCTGGGGGCTTTTCCCATAAACCCAGGCCTTTTCATTATGACCCCTGCTGGCGTGTTTCTGGCAGAGAGCGCGCTCCATATGGCTGGCTTGGCAGAGTACCCAATGCAGAATGAATTGGCATCTGCCATCAATTCTGGGAAAAAGAAACGGAAAAGATGTGGCATGTGCCCTCCATGCCGAAGACGGATAAACTGCGAGCAGTGCAGCAGTTGTAGGAATCGCAAAACTGGCCACCAGATTTGCAAATTCCGAAAATGTGAGGAACTCAAAAAGAAGCCGTCTGCAGCGCTGGAG